A stretch of the Notamacropus eugenii isolate mMacEug1 chromosome 2, mMacEug1.pri_v2, whole genome shotgun sequence genome encodes the following:
- the ERAL1 gene encoding GTPase Era, mitochondrial: MAAPSRTAAGWVRAALGIWRSSRASAAVARGWCAAPPAGRCCHGRGSALDHFLGVCRPADDPAPPAPVVALHRDKQALLLAYPPNMPENSRILRVVILGAPNAGKSTLSNQLLGRKVFPVSKKVHTTRCQALGVITEDEAQVVLLDTPGLISPAKRKRHNLELSLLKDPWKSMEDADLVVVLVDVSDKWTRGQLNHQVLKCLSQFPQVPSILVMNKVDCLKQKAVLLELTAALTEGVVGGKELQIKKTFPVSKSQKAPAESDPEASKGLGERVGWPHFQEIFMLSALSQEDVETLKQYLLAQAQPGPWEFHSEVLTSQTPQEICANIIREKLLEHLPQEVPYSVHQETKLWEEGPSGELVILQDLLVSKESHLRLLIGQSGQLISQLAQEATEDLRNVFLCDVRLRLSVKLRR, from the exons ATGGCGGCCCCCAGCCGGACCGCAGCTGGCTGGGTGCGGGCGGCCCTTGGCATCTGGCGGTCGAGCAGAGCAAGCGCCG CTGTGGCCAGAGGTTGGTGCGCGGCCCCTCCCGCTGGTCGCTGCTGCCACGGACGCGGCTCCGCCTTAGACCACTTCCTGGGGGTCTGCAGGCCGGCCGACGACCCCGCACCGCCGGCTCCTGTTGTGGCCCTCCATCGAG ACAAACAGGCTCTGCTTCTGGCTTATCCTCCCAACATGCCAGAGAACTCTCGGATCCTTCGGGTTGTCATCCTGGGAGCCCCAAATGCTGGGAAGTCAACACTTTCCAACCAGCTGCTAGGCCGAAAG GTTTTCCCGGTCTCCAAGAAGGTACATACCACTCGATGCCAAGCACTTGGTGTCATCACAGAGGACGAGGCACAGGTG GTTCTCCTGGACACTCCTGGTCTTATCAGCCCTGCTAAGCGGAAGAG GCATAACCTTGAGCTGTCCCTGCTGAAGGATCCCTGGAAAAGCATGGAAGATGCAGACCTGG TTGTGGTTCTAGTAGATGTCTCAGACAAATGGACCCGGGGCCAGCTTAACCACCAGGTTCTCaagtgtttgtctcagttcccccAAGTCCCCAGTATCCTGGTTATGAATAAG GTGGATTGCTTGAAACAGAAGGCTGTCCTTTTGGAGCTGACAGCAGCCCTCACGGAAGGTGTAGTCGGTGGCAAAGAGTTGCAAATAAAGAAGACATTCCCAGTTTCTAAGTCCCAGAAAGCCCCAGCAGAGTCAGACCCAGAGGCCTCGAAAGGTCTTGGGGAAAGGGTAGGCTGGCCCCACTTCCAGGAGATCTTCATGCTGTCtgccctgagtcaggaagatgtggagACCCTGAAG CAATATCTCCTGGCACAGGCCCAACCAGGGCCCTGGGAGTTCCACAGTGAAGTGCTCACTAGCCAGACACCTCAGGAGATCTGTGCCAACATAATTCGGGAAAAGCTGTTGGAGCACCTGCCCCAGGAGGTTCCTTACAGTGTGCATCAG GAGACAAAACTGTGGGAAGAGGGTCCCAGTGGGGAGCTTGTGATCCTGCAGGACTTGCTCGTATCTAAGGAGTCCCACTTG AGGTTATTGATTGGTCAGAGTGGGCAGCTGATCAGCCAGTTGGCACAGGAAGCCACTGAGGACCTCAGAAATGTATTCCTTTGTGATGTGCGGCTCCGTCTCTCAGTTAAACTTCGAAGGTGA
- the FLOT2 gene encoding flotillin-2 isoform X2 encodes MTLQPRCEDVETAEGVALTVTGVAQVKIMTENELLAVACEQFLGKNVHDIKNVVLQTLEGHLRSILGTLTVEQIYQDRDQFAKLVREVAAPDVGRMGIEILSFTIKDVYDKVNYLSSLGKSQTAQVQRDADIGVAEAERDAGIREAECKKEMLDMKFLADTYIADSKRNFELKKSAFTEEVSIKTAEAQLAYELQAAKEQQKIRQEELEIEVVQRKKQIDVEEQEILRTAKELVSTIRQPSEAEAHRIQQIAEGEKVKKVLLAQAEAEKIRKIGEAEAMVIEALGKAEAERMKLKAEAYQLYGHAAKLSLVLDALPSIAAKVAAPLTKVDEVVVLSGDNSKVTSEVTRLLAELPASVHALTGVDLSKIPLVQKATGTQG; translated from the exons ATGACGTTGCAGCCCCGTTGCGAGGACGTAGAGACGGCCGAGGGGGTAGCTTTAACTGTGACGGGTGTCGCCCAG GTGAAAATTATGACTGAGAATGAGCTGTTAGCTGTGGCCTGTGAGCAGTTCCTGGGCAAAAATGTCCATGATATCAAGAATGTGGTCCTGCAGACCCTCGAGGGCCACCTGCGATCCATCTTAG GGACCCTGACGGTGGAGCAGATCTACCAGGACCGGGACCAGTTTGCCAAGCTGGTGAGGGAAGTGGCCGCCCCTGATGTGGGTCGCATGGGCATCGAGATCCTTAGCTTCACCATCAAG GATGTGTATGATAAAGTGAATTACCTGAGCTCCCTGGGCAAATCCCAGACGGCCCAGGTCCAGAGAGACGCCGACATCGGAGTGGCCGAGGCAGAACGAGACGCAGGCATCAGG GAAGCTGAATGCAAGAAGGAGATGTTAGACATGAAGTTCCTGGCAGACACATATATCGCTGATTCCAAACGTAACTTCGAGCTGAAGAAGTCGGCCTTCACCGAGGAAGTCAGCATCAAG ACAGCCGAGGCCCAGCTGGCCTATGAGCTCCAGGCTGCCAAGGAGCAGCAAAAGATTCGACAGGAGGAGCTTGAGATTGAGGTGGTGCAGAGAAAGAAGCAGATCGACGTGGAGGAGCAGGAGATCCTCCGGACAGCCAAAGAGCTAGTGTCCACCATCCGGCAGCCCTCAGAGGCTGAGGCCCACCGCATCCAGCAGATCGctgagggagagaa AGTGAAGAAGGTCCTCCTGGCCCAGGCAGAAGCTGAGAAGATCCGGAAGATAGGGGAGGCAGAAGCCATGGTGATCGAGGCTCTGGGCAAGGCTGAGGCCGAGCGGATGAAGCTCAAGGCTGAGGCCTACCAGCTGTATGGCCACGCCGCCAAGCTGTCCCTTGTGCTCGATGCCCTCCCCTCG ATTGCTGCCAAGGTGGCTGCTCCACTGACCAAAGTGGATGAGGTCGTGGTGCTCAGCGGTGACAACAGCAAGGTCACGAGTGAAGTAACGCGCCTGCTGGCGGAGCTGCCAGCTTCTGTTCATGCTCTCACTGGGGTGGACCTGTCCAAG aTCCCTCTGGTTCAGAAGGCAACAGGGACACAGGGCTGA
- the FLOT2 gene encoding flotillin-2 isoform X1 — MGNCYTVGPNEALVVSGGCFSPDAKKYVFGGWAWAWWFISDTQRISLEIMTLQPRCEDVETAEGVALTVTGVAQVKIMTENELLAVACEQFLGKNVHDIKNVVLQTLEGHLRSILGTLTVEQIYQDRDQFAKLVREVAAPDVGRMGIEILSFTIKDVYDKVNYLSSLGKSQTAQVQRDADIGVAEAERDAGIREAECKKEMLDMKFLADTYIADSKRNFELKKSAFTEEVSIKTAEAQLAYELQAAKEQQKIRQEELEIEVVQRKKQIDVEEQEILRTAKELVSTIRQPSEAEAHRIQQIAEGEKVKKVLLAQAEAEKIRKIGEAEAMVIEALGKAEAERMKLKAEAYQLYGHAAKLSLVLDALPSIAAKVAAPLTKVDEVVVLSGDNSKVTSEVTRLLAELPASVHALTGVDLSKIPLVQKATGTQG, encoded by the exons GATTTCCCTAGAGATAATGACGTTGCAGCCCCGTTGCGAGGACGTAGAGACGGCCGAGGGGGTAGCTTTAACTGTGACGGGTGTCGCCCAG GTGAAAATTATGACTGAGAATGAGCTGTTAGCTGTGGCCTGTGAGCAGTTCCTGGGCAAAAATGTCCATGATATCAAGAATGTGGTCCTGCAGACCCTCGAGGGCCACCTGCGATCCATCTTAG GGACCCTGACGGTGGAGCAGATCTACCAGGACCGGGACCAGTTTGCCAAGCTGGTGAGGGAAGTGGCCGCCCCTGATGTGGGTCGCATGGGCATCGAGATCCTTAGCTTCACCATCAAG GATGTGTATGATAAAGTGAATTACCTGAGCTCCCTGGGCAAATCCCAGACGGCCCAGGTCCAGAGAGACGCCGACATCGGAGTGGCCGAGGCAGAACGAGACGCAGGCATCAGG GAAGCTGAATGCAAGAAGGAGATGTTAGACATGAAGTTCCTGGCAGACACATATATCGCTGATTCCAAACGTAACTTCGAGCTGAAGAAGTCGGCCTTCACCGAGGAAGTCAGCATCAAG ACAGCCGAGGCCCAGCTGGCCTATGAGCTCCAGGCTGCCAAGGAGCAGCAAAAGATTCGACAGGAGGAGCTTGAGATTGAGGTGGTGCAGAGAAAGAAGCAGATCGACGTGGAGGAGCAGGAGATCCTCCGGACAGCCAAAGAGCTAGTGTCCACCATCCGGCAGCCCTCAGAGGCTGAGGCCCACCGCATCCAGCAGATCGctgagggagagaa AGTGAAGAAGGTCCTCCTGGCCCAGGCAGAAGCTGAGAAGATCCGGAAGATAGGGGAGGCAGAAGCCATGGTGATCGAGGCTCTGGGCAAGGCTGAGGCCGAGCGGATGAAGCTCAAGGCTGAGGCCTACCAGCTGTATGGCCACGCCGCCAAGCTGTCCCTTGTGCTCGATGCCCTCCCCTCG ATTGCTGCCAAGGTGGCTGCTCCACTGACCAAAGTGGATGAGGTCGTGGTGCTCAGCGGTGACAACAGCAAGGTCACGAGTGAAGTAACGCGCCTGCTGGCGGAGCTGCCAGCTTCTGTTCATGCTCTCACTGGGGTGGACCTGTCCAAG aTCCCTCTGGTTCAGAAGGCAACAGGGACACAGGGCTGA